The following are encoded together in the Flavobacterium sp. TR2 genome:
- a CDS encoding M23 family metallopeptidase has translation MLFDVKDVTVDTSGKITATLKWDRINEKLPSRTVYAVVQDSEDKILYNGNKTANGGVAITKKSALLGLAEYKSAVLVKKSESNANNKTGTCVCEDYNLIWANEVSCDFRRKVVEICKSLWPKNYNKMANGLMAVMSVETSGSFKAHQIMGKELIPLDKISKKDFENEISIKQKDGTIVKQKSSRAVGLIQFTQDALVEIGEFKNGDGFEKLHDVKLRFAKMGEIEQLNYVKKYFEKSANKIITPEDIYLHVFAPMGVNKKDDYPLYEIGTEKYKQNKSVDIENNNDGIIQRSEILGRYRISYASGLGKKQKKYDCKYNSNSESSSKLGWHDPVDNPMLCLYTQNGNYRPRYNVFGRVRKEREKINHQGIDLIALPGDSVYACVDSFIEFIETQNGYGKVVCLRVKDKEVFVKRKKDFKLVYEDEGEILQGEGFNLDGNIYLFYAHLQSISINMSEKEVACGKEIGLAGTSGYGTTKDPHLHFEIRNAKSASGLNNRCHPGVFISYKDEENMSKQEKDEQKKIAEKFWD, from the coding sequence ATGCTTTTTGATGTTAAAGATGTTACAGTAGATACAAGTGGAAAAATAACAGCAACTTTAAAATGGGATAGAATCAACGAGAAACTACCTTCCAGAACTGTATATGCTGTTGTGCAGGATAGTGAAGATAAAATATTATACAATGGTAATAAAACTGCAAATGGTGGAGTGGCAATTACCAAAAAAAGTGCTTTGTTAGGATTGGCGGAGTATAAGAGTGCGGTTTTGGTTAAGAAGTCTGAGAGTAATGCCAATAATAAAACAGGAACTTGTGTTTGTGAAGATTATAATCTTATTTGGGCTAATGAAGTAAGTTGTGATTTTAGAAGAAAAGTTGTTGAGATTTGCAAATCTCTTTGGCCAAAAAATTATAATAAGATGGCAAATGGATTAATGGCAGTTATGAGCGTTGAGACAAGTGGGTCTTTTAAAGCACATCAAATAATGGGAAAAGAATTAATACCATTAGATAAAATCTCAAAGAAAGATTTTGAAAATGAAATTTCAATTAAACAAAAAGATGGAACAATTGTTAAGCAAAAATCATCAAGGGCTGTAGGACTTATTCAATTTACACAAGACGCATTAGTAGAAATTGGAGAATTTAAAAATGGAGATGGCTTCGAAAAATTGCATGATGTAAAACTACGATTTGCAAAAATGGGTGAAATTGAACAATTGAATTATGTGAAGAAATATTTTGAAAAATCAGCAAATAAAATAATTACGCCAGAGGATATTTATCTTCATGTTTTTGCTCCAATGGGTGTAAACAAAAAAGATGATTACCCCCTATATGAGATCGGTACAGAAAAGTACAAACAAAATAAGAGTGTTGACATTGAAAACAATAATGATGGGATAATTCAACGTTCAGAAATACTAGGAAGGTATAGAATTAGTTATGCATCAGGGTTAGGTAAGAAACAAAAAAAATATGATTGTAAATATAATTCAAATAGTGAATCATCTAGTAAATTAGGATGGCATGATCCTGTAGATAACCCAATGTTGTGTTTATACACTCAGAATGGAAATTATAGACCGAGATATAATGTATTTGGCAGAGTTAGAAAAGAAAGGGAAAAAATTAATCATCAAGGGATTGATTTGATTGCTCTTCCAGGAGATAGTGTATATGCATGCGTAGATTCATTTATAGAATTTATAGAAACACAAAATGGTTATGGAAAGGTAGTTTGTCTAAGAGTAAAGGATAAGGAGGTTTTTGTAAAAAGGAAAAAGGATTTTAAACTAGTCTATGAAGATGAAGGGGAAATTTTACAAGGAGAAGGATTTAATTTAGATGGGAATATATACTTGTTTTATGCTCATCTTCAAAGTATTTCAATTAACATGAGTGAAAAAGAAGTAGCATGTGGTAAAGAAATAGGATTAGCGGGGACAAGTGGCTATGGGACTACAAAAGATCCGCATTTACATTTTGAGATAAGAAATGCTAAATCAGCATCTGGATTAAATAATAGATGTCATCCAGGGGTTTTTATATCTTATAAAGATGAAGAAAATATGAGTAAACAAGAAAAAGATGAACAGAAAAAAATTGCAGAGAAATTCTGGGATTAA
- a CDS encoding L-threonine 3-dehydrogenase, whose protein sequence is MNPKILIIGACGQIGTELTQKLRKIYGTENVIASDIRKLNTDVVNSGPFEVVNALDFNQIEHLVEAHQITDVYLMAALLSATAEKNPAFAWDLNMNSLFHVLNLAKAKKIQKIFWPSSIAVFGPTTPKENTPQYTVMEPSTVYGISKQAGERWCEYYHNVYGVDVRSIRYPGLISWSTPPGGGTTDYAVDIFYKAIADKKYECFLSSETKMPMMYMDDAIDATINIMKAPAEEIKIHSSYNLAAMSFTPTEIAAEIKKHIPEFEITYNPDFRQKIADSWPASIDDSSAREDWNWNHKFDLESMTKDMIEHLS, encoded by the coding sequence ATGAATCCTAAAATATTGATCATTGGCGCCTGCGGACAGATAGGAACCGAGCTGACTCAAAAACTGCGTAAAATATACGGAACCGAGAATGTTATCGCTTCTGATATTAGAAAATTAAATACTGATGTTGTTAATTCAGGGCCTTTTGAAGTGGTCAATGCTTTAGATTTTAATCAGATCGAACATCTGGTTGAAGCGCATCAAATTACAGATGTTTATCTGATGGCCGCTCTTCTATCTGCAACTGCCGAAAAAAATCCAGCTTTTGCTTGGGATTTGAATATGAATTCGCTTTTTCATGTTTTGAATTTAGCGAAAGCAAAAAAAATCCAAAAGATTTTCTGGCCTTCAAGCATTGCTGTTTTTGGACCAACAACTCCAAAAGAAAATACTCCGCAATATACTGTCATGGAACCTTCTACGGTTTACGGAATAAGCAAACAGGCAGGCGAGAGATGGTGCGAATATTATCATAATGTATACGGTGTAGATGTTCGCAGTATTCGTTACCCTGGCTTAATCAGCTGGTCGACTCCTCCAGGAGGCGGAACTACAGATTATGCTGTTGATATTTTCTACAAGGCTATTGCCGATAAAAAATACGAGTGCTTTTTGTCTTCTGAGACTAAAATGCCAATGATGTACATGGATGATGCGATTGATGCAACCATCAACATTATGAAAGCTCCTGCTGAGGAAATTAAAATTCACTCTTCTTATAATTTGGCGGCAATGAGTTTTACTCCTACTGAAATTGCTGCTGAGATTAAAAAACATATTCCGGAATTTGAAATCACGTATAATCCTGACTTCCGTCAAAAAATTGCTGACAGCTGGCCGGCAAGTATTGATGACTCTTCTGCGAGAGAAGACTGGAACTGGAATCATAAATTTGATTTAGAATCTATGACCAAAGATATGATTGAGCATTTGAGCTAA